In Chryseobacterium sp. C-71, the genomic window AATTTTAAAGTTTAATTACACTCTCACTTTCTCAATATCTGTACCATTAGAATTTTTGTGACAAATTGACAGTTTCGATTATTTTTAAATAAAACCGAGACAAATTTTAAACATAATATGTTCTAAGATGACAGTAATCAACTTGTTTTTTCACCTCAAAAGTGACAAAGATTTTTAAAATGTTTTATTATTAAAAAGTTTACAAAATCCTTCAACAAGCTCAGATGACATTATTTAGATTTTTTTAATCATCGCCGGTGTCAGACTGATTCTGTCGAAGCCTTCTGTTGCTTTCAAACATTTTCTGTAAATCTAATGTGACTTATGTGTCTAAAAAATAATTTCATTGCTTTAATGACTTTTCCTTCAACTAAAAATTTAATTAAGAATTAACTTTAGAATCAGATAAAACATGAGTTTTATTATTATTTTTGATAAATTTTACTAATACCTATGTCAGTACATTTTAATCCCAGAGATATTACCTGGTTGGCGTTTAATGAAAGAGTTTTACAAGAGGCAATGGACGAAAATGTGCCTTTGCATCTTAGAATCAGGTTCCTTGGTATTTTTTCAAACAATTTAGATGAATTTTTCAGAGTGCGAGTTGCAGGTCTTAAACGTGCAATGGATTTTAAGGAAAAAGTAATTGCAGAATCTTTCTATCAGCCGCCATCGAAAATTCTTCAGAGGATTAACGAAATTGTCATCAAACAACAGGCAGACTTCGACAAAACCTGGAAAAAAATTCAGGTTGAAATGGCAGAGCAGAAAGTTTTCATTAAAACTTCAAAAAATCTGAGTGCGAGACAAAAGGAGTTTGCAAGACAATATTTTGATGAGGTCGTAGAATCAAACGTGATTCCTATTCTTCTTCATGAAAATACGCCAATGCCTTACTACAGAGACAAAAGTTTGTACTTGGGCGTTGCCATGAGAAAAAAAGACTGGCAATATCACAGCAATTATGCAATTATTGAGATTCCTTCACGTTTTGTGGGAAGATTTGTGCTTTTGCCTACTGAAGATTTAGAAGAAAAAAATGTCATGCTTTTAGAAGATGTCATTACATTTAACTTGCCACACATTTTTTCCTATTTCGGATATGACGAGTTTTCTGCCAACTCTTTTAAAGTCACAAAAGATGCAGAAATGGACATCGATAATGACATCAAAACCAATTTTGCCGAGAAAATAGAAAAAGGTCTTAAAAACAGACGAAAAGGAAAACCTACCCGTTTTGTTTTCGATAAAGATATGGATAAGGCTTTACTCGAACTGCTCATCCGAAAATTAAATTTAAGCAAGAAAGACAGCATCATCCCTGGTGGAAAGATTCATAATTTCAAACATTTTATGGATTTCCCGGATGTTTTTGAATATTATAAAAAACCTGTAGAAAGAACTTCATTTACGCATCAGGCTTTTGAGCACGGTGAAAGAGTAACTGATGTAATTTTGAAACAAGATGTCTTATTAAGTTTTCCTTATCATACTTATACGCCAGTAATCGATTTGTTGCGTGAAGCCGCAATGGATCCCGATGTAAAATCTATTCAGATTACGGCTTATCGTTTAGCCAGCAATTCAAAAATAAGCAACGCTTTAATCTACGCTGCCCGAAATGGCAAAGAAGTGACGGTAATGCTTGAGCTTCAGGCAAGATTTGATGAAGAGTCAAATCTGATGTGGAAAGAAATGTTTGAACCGGAAGGAATCACTGTTTTAATAGGAATTCCTGACAAAAAAGTTCATGCTAAATTATGTATCATCAAAAAACGTGTACACAACAAAACGTTGCAATATGGTTTTGTAAGCACAGGAAATTTCAACGAAAAAACCGCTAGAATCTACGGTGACCATTTGATAATGACTTCTGACAGAGGCATTATGGCAGATATTAATAAAGTTTTCACGGTACTTAAAAAACCTAAAGAAGATTATCTTTCTGTGTTGAAAACGTGCAAAAACCTAATGGTTTGTCCACAGTTTATGCGTGAAAAAATTGTGCAGCATATCGATAAAGAAATTGAAGAAGCAAAAGCGGGCAGAAAAGCACAAATGATCGTAAAAGCCAATTCTATAAGTGATCGTGGATTGATTTTAAAAATGTATGAAGCTGCAGAAGCAGGTGTGGTGATTAAAATAATTGTACGTGGAATTTATTGTGCCATTAATCAGAAAGATTTTAAAGAAAAAATAAAAGCCATCAGTATTGTAGACGAATATCTTGAGCATGCAAGAGTAATGTATTTCTACAATAAAGGTTCTGAAGATATGTACATTTCGTCAGCCGACTGGATGAACAGAAATTTGGACTACAGAATTGAAGCCGCTGCAAAAATCACAGATAAAAATCTAAAAAAAGAGCTGAAAGATATTTTGGATATTCAATTGAGAGACAATGTGAAAGCAAGAATTTTAGATAAAAAACTGAGCAACGAGTACATCAGCAACGACCAGAAAGAATGCCGCTCGCAAATTGAAACGTATAAATATCTGAAAGCGAAAACGACTGGAAAATAGTTCATGATAAGGGTTTAAAGTAGCTCAAAATCATTATAAACAATAAATTTTTGTACATTCGATTTTTAAAAACATTCGATTTTAAATTAAACAACTGAAATTCAATAAAATACAATCTAAAAATGATCATTGCAGCGATAGACATAGGAAGTAATGCAGCCCGACTTTTAATCAACGAGGTAAAAATTCAAAACGGAAAACCGGAATTTATTAAATTAAATCTCCTGCGAATCCCTTTACGATTAGGAATGGATGTCTTCACCCTTGGAAAAATCGGGGTTGAAAGAGAAAAAATGGTCTTAGATTCAATGAAAATTTTCAGTGATTTAATGAAAATTTATAAAGTTGAACATTACAGAGCCTGCGCTACAAGTGCGATGCGAGATGCCGAAAATGGAAAAGATATTATTGAAAAAGTAAAAAATTACGCAGATCTTTCGATAGAAATTATTTCCGGAGATGAGGAAGCGACTTTAGTGTACGAAAACCACGTTGCAGAAGGTCTTGACAAAGATTTCGCCTATCTTTATGTAGATGTTGGCGGTGGTTCTACAGAGCTTACTTTCTACGAAAACGATCAAATGGTCTACGAAAAATCTTTCAACATCGGAACGATCCGTCTTCTCAACAATCTCGTGACAGAAGACAACTGGAAGGAAATGAAAGAGGAAATAAAGGCCAACATCAGCAGCAAAAAACAGATTGTCGCCATCGGATCAGGCGGAAACATCAATAAAGTGTTCTCGATGAGCAAAACCAAAGACGGCAAACCGATGTCAATCGCTTATCTGAAGAAGGCTTACAAAGAATTTAATGATTTAACCGTTGAGGAAAGAATGACCAAATATGGTTTCCGACAGGACAGAGCGGATGTTTTGGTTCACGCCTTGAAAATCTACAATTTCGTGATGCATTGGGCAGAAATCAACAAAATTTTTGTTCCGAAAATTTCTGTTGCGGATGGATTGATTCATAATATTTATGAGAGGGTTTCGGGGGAGGAATAATGTTATACATGTTATAAGTAAAAAATTTCCTCATTCAAATTCTGCTTAACGGAAGTAATCATAATAACTCAAGTTTCTGAATAATTAAGGTAAAGAATTATGTATTTAAAGAAAATTATAATAATCAATCTTACTTTTCTAAATATATTTTTTTATGCCCAATTTGAAAAGAAAATAATAGAGACTGATAGTACCCGTATTGAAATAATTAAAAATTCAAAATACAAGGTTTTTAATGAAATATACAAGTATAAAGATTCTATTTGGAGTAAAGTTACATTTATCAATGACACACTAAAATTAAAAAGTAAAGGCTGGACCACAAAACAACATAAACGGCTAGGCTTTTGGCAGGAATATAATGAAGACGGTGATTTGATGTACTCTAGAGATTATGATAAAAATACTTGTATTATTAATTCAAAGCTTTACCCATATTACGATTTATTAGTTGAGACGAAAAAAAAAGCAGATAAATTGATTCTTGAAAATTATGGTGAAAAATTCATGAATAATCATGTGATTTTCGAGTTTTATTGTTCTGCATATGAAAATAGTAAATATGTAGGTTCGTGGGATGAACCTTTGACAGATAGACCCAATCGCTTTATTTTCGATTACAGTATTAGATTAAAAAAAACTGATAAGCCAACCTACTTACGAATTGAAATTGATAAGAACGGACAGTTTGTTCCCCAAGAACATTATTATAATTACGCTGGTTTTGAGAAAATTAAAGAAAAAAATAAAATATTCAGAATTTCAAAAGATGATGCAATCGCAATTGCAAATAAAAAAGGACTTAACAGCAACAATAGTGGGAAAGTTCAAGATTATTTAGTTTGGGAAAGCTTGAAAACTAAAGAGTTTTATAATGGTCATTTTAGATATTATATTACAAATCTAGTTGACAAAATTCATTATAAAAAATCAGAAGATAGGAAAGGTATTATATATAAATTTGATGTTTATGTTTTTAATCCATGGACAGGAAAATTTTTAGAAAAAAAGAAAATGAAATCTATTGAAGAATCAGGAAAAGTAAGCGGTCATAAAACAGGACTTCTCCCTGATGAAGAATAATTTGACCAAATACAATTAAAATGAAAAGTCATTTTATTATTTTTGTGATGCTAACAATATTTAATAATAATTTAAAGAACGTTCATTATTTAATTAAATATTTAACCATTTCATAACCTTCCCGTAAAACCCTCACAACCTACAACCTTCATTTTTGCATAAATAATAAATTGTAAAAATGAAGAACAAATACCTTTTGAGAGGCCTCTTGCCTATCGCCGCATTATTTCACGGTGCGCTTACTGCACAGACTACCTTAGTTCATTACTGGAACTTTAACAACAGTACATCTCTTGCAGCAATTACCACTCCAACATCATCGCTTTTGAATGGTTCAATCACAGCAGTGTCTACCGGAACAGGAAATACTGATACTTACGTTGATTTTGCAAATGGTACCAATCAAAATTTCAATATTGAAAATTTGAACGCCAGAAACGGTGACGCTTCCGGAACACATTTAAGATATAATTATCCGATCAACGGAAATGTGCAGTTTCTTTTACCAACTACAGGATATAACAATGTTGTCGTAAAATTCACAACAAGAAGATCGGGATCAGGAGCAGGAAATCAAAACTGGTTTTACTCTTTAGACGGAACTACTTTTGTCCCTTACCAAACAGTAACTTCACAGGACGCCAACCCACAATTGATCACGTTTGATTTTTCAGCAATTGCAGGAGTTTCAAACAACCCAAATTTTAAGTTAAAAGTAGAATTCTCTCAAGGTGGCGGAGGAGCTGTAGGAAACAACAGATTTGATAACTTCACCGTTGATGCCACTCCGACAGGAGGTGTTGACACGACTCCACCGACCGTTGCCTATTTGCCTGCAAACAACGTGAACAACGCTTCTACAACAGTAAATCCTACGATTACATTTAACGAAAACGTAAGATTAATTGACAACTCTGCAATCACTTCTTCGAACGCTCAAAGTTTGGTTGAATTAAGATTAAACAACGCTACCGGAACTGTTGTTCCTTTCACCACGACTTTCGCCAACAATGCAATAACGGTAATTCCAACCGCTGGTTTGGTTCCGAATCAGACCTATTATTTAGCTTTAAAACCCAATCTAATTGAAGATACGAGCGACAATGCGGTAACGGCGGCGGCTTCAAGTACTTTCACTACAGCAGGAACGAGCATTGTCCTGGAGAAAAACTTAATTAAAGTCAATGAAAATGCTGGAACTTTAGCATTTAAGATCAATGTGACCAACCCTTCGAATGCAACTGTGAATTTGGTGGTAAAACCCGCTTCTTTCAATACAGCTAACAGCAGTGATTTTACTTTAGCTACTCAAACCATTAACATTACGCCATCAACGACAAGCGTCACAGTTAATATTCCGATCATCGACGATACTTTGGAAGAGCAGCAGGCTGAATATTTTGTGGTTGGCCTTGAGAATCCGGTTGGTGCAACGATTACAGGCGATACTAATTCTACTGTTTATATTATTGATAATGATAAAGCGGCTCCGGTTCCTTCCAATCAAATTTCATTAAATTATATCGGAAGTTTTGATCCTTCAGGAAACAGCACAAGTTCTACTGAAATTGTAGTTCACGATGCAGCAACACAAAGATTATTTACGATCAGTTCGTTAACCGATGTTTTTGATATCATTAATTTCTCAAATCCGACTACACCAACAGTTATTCAAACTGTTAATATGGCACCTTACGGAGGGATTACGAGCATCGCAGTAAAGAACGGAATTATCGCAGTAGCTTCTCCGAACGGAACAAATCCTCAAGGAAATGGTTCGGTTGTATTTTTCGACATTAATGGAGTTTTCCTGAAACAACTTAACGTTGGCGTTTTGCCAGACATGATCACGTTTACACCAGACGGAACAAAAGTAATGACTGCCAACGAAGGCGAACCCAACGATGCCTACACAGTAGATCCCGAAGGTTCAATCAGCATTATTGACGTACCTACTTTGACGGTGGCAGGAATTCAGGCTTTGACGCAAACGAATGTTACCACACTTGGATTCACTCAGTTTAACGGAACGGAAGCTACTTTGGCAGCGACCGGAGGAAGAAAAGTAAAGTCAACGAGCACTTTGGCTCAGGATTTAGAACCTGAATACATTGCTATCAGTCCGGACAGCCAGAAGGCATGGGTTTCTTGTCAGGAAAACAATGCGATCATTGAGGTTAATTTAGCGACAAAAGCATTGACTGGAATTTGGGGATTAGGTAAAAAAGACATGAGTCTTCCCGGAAACGGCTTCGACGCTTCAGACAATAACGGTGAAGTTTTGATTGCCAACTGGCCTGTAAAAGCGTATTACAATCCAGATGCAATGGCATCTTATAAAATCGGAAATACCAATTATCTGGTTACTGCAAACGAAGGAGACGAAAAAGATTTAGGCGGATTTAGTGAAAGAACAACAGTGGGAGCCAATGGATATGGTTTAGATTCAACAGTTTTCCCGAATGCTTCGATTTTAAAAGCTTCTCATAATCTAGGAAGATTCAGAACAACAAGTGTCAACGGAAATACAGATGGTGATGCTGAATACGAAGAAATTCATGCTTTGGGAGCAAGATCATTCTCAATTTTCAATACAGATACCAAACAGTTAG contains:
- a CDS encoding choice-of-anchor I family protein, which gives rise to MKNKYLLRGLLPIAALFHGALTAQTTLVHYWNFNNSTSLAAITTPTSSLLNGSITAVSTGTGNTDTYVDFANGTNQNFNIENLNARNGDASGTHLRYNYPINGNVQFLLPTTGYNNVVVKFTTRRSGSGAGNQNWFYSLDGTTFVPYQTVTSQDANPQLITFDFSAIAGVSNNPNFKLKVEFSQGGGGAVGNNRFDNFTVDATPTGGVDTTPPTVAYLPANNVNNASTTVNPTITFNENVRLIDNSAITSSNAQSLVELRLNNATGTVVPFTTTFANNAITVIPTAGLVPNQTYYLALKPNLIEDTSDNAVTAAASSTFTTAGTSIVLEKNLIKVNENAGTLAFKINVTNPSNATVNLVVKPASFNTANSSDFTLATQTINITPSTTSVTVNIPIIDDTLEEQQAEYFVVGLENPVGATITGDTNSTVYIIDNDKAAPVPSNQISLNYIGSFDPSGNSTSSTEIVVHDAATQRLFTISSLTDVFDIINFSNPTTPTVIQTVNMAPYGGITSIAVKNGIIAVASPNGTNPQGNGSVVFFDINGVFLKQLNVGVLPDMITFTPDGTKVMTANEGEPNDAYTVDPEGSISIIDVPTLTVAGIQALTQTNVTTLGFTQFNGTEATLAATGGRKVKSTSTLAQDLEPEYIAISPDSQKAWVSCQENNAIIEVNLATKALTGIWGLGKKDMSLPGNGFDASDNNGEVLIANWPVKAYYNPDAMASYKIGNTNYLVTANEGDEKDLGGFSERTTVGANGYGLDSTVFPNASILKASHNLGRFRTTSVNGNTDGDAEYEEIHALGARSFSIFNTDTKQLVFDSGDQFERHTAAYHPLIFNADNEANGAKTRSRAKGPEPEGVTLGTIGTQTFAFITLERTGGVMVYNVTDPNNVIFVDYKHSRSTSAFGGDNGPEGITYIPPANMNNGKGYVIVANEISGTLSMYEVALSSTLSTGEVKTEKATFNIFPNPVNKGNTLYFNRAQGYELYDMSGKLLGKEKSALTIDTSKLNTGVYLIKTSEGEVKRVIVK
- the ppk1 gene encoding polyphosphate kinase 1, which encodes MSVHFNPRDITWLAFNERVLQEAMDENVPLHLRIRFLGIFSNNLDEFFRVRVAGLKRAMDFKEKVIAESFYQPPSKILQRINEIVIKQQADFDKTWKKIQVEMAEQKVFIKTSKNLSARQKEFARQYFDEVVESNVIPILLHENTPMPYYRDKSLYLGVAMRKKDWQYHSNYAIIEIPSRFVGRFVLLPTEDLEEKNVMLLEDVITFNLPHIFSYFGYDEFSANSFKVTKDAEMDIDNDIKTNFAEKIEKGLKNRRKGKPTRFVFDKDMDKALLELLIRKLNLSKKDSIIPGGKIHNFKHFMDFPDVFEYYKKPVERTSFTHQAFEHGERVTDVILKQDVLLSFPYHTYTPVIDLLREAAMDPDVKSIQITAYRLASNSKISNALIYAARNGKEVTVMLELQARFDEESNLMWKEMFEPEGITVLIGIPDKKVHAKLCIIKKRVHNKTLQYGFVSTGNFNEKTARIYGDHLIMTSDRGIMADINKVFTVLKKPKEDYLSVLKTCKNLMVCPQFMREKIVQHIDKEIEEAKAGRKAQMIVKANSISDRGLILKMYEAAEAGVVIKIIVRGIYCAINQKDFKEKIKAISIVDEYLEHARVMYFYNKGSEDMYISSADWMNRNLDYRIEAAAKITDKNLKKELKDILDIQLRDNVKARILDKKLSNEYISNDQKECRSQIETYKYLKAKTTGK
- a CDS encoding exopolyphosphatase, with protein sequence MIIAAIDIGSNAARLLINEVKIQNGKPEFIKLNLLRIPLRLGMDVFTLGKIGVEREKMVLDSMKIFSDLMKIYKVEHYRACATSAMRDAENGKDIIEKVKNYADLSIEIISGDEEATLVYENHVAEGLDKDFAYLYVDVGGGSTELTFYENDQMVYEKSFNIGTIRLLNNLVTEDNWKEMKEEIKANISSKKQIVAIGSGGNINKVFSMSKTKDGKPMSIAYLKKAYKEFNDLTVEERMTKYGFRQDRADVLVHALKIYNFVMHWAEINKIFVPKISVADGLIHNIYERVSGEE